The genomic window AGTACAAATGCTGCTAATTACAGCCATATGGTTAATATACTTCAACCTAAAATCGTGATGATGCAGTATGGTGGGAACACGGTACCCTATCTTAAAGACTCCGTAGCAGTCCGTAAGTATGCCAAGTATGTAGTATCTCAGGTAGCATGGATGCGAAGAAGAACCACCGAGAATCCTAGTTTCGTATTTATAGGGCCTTCGGATATGAGTACTTCAATTAATGGCAAGATGACTACGTATCCCTTACTTCCATATCTTAACAACACCTTACAAACTACTTGTCTTGAAAATAATATAGCTTACTGGAGTATGTATGATGCGATGGGTGGCGAAGGATCTATGTCCTACTGGGTAGATCAAAAATTAGCCGGAAAAGATTATACCCATTTTACCCGAAGCGGAACTAAAATTATATCCGAACTTTTTTTTACCGCTCTTTATCTGGATTTAAAACAAAACAGCCCCAATGAATTGTAATAAAACCTTTACTCAAAAACTAGTTGTTTTCTACAACAGTCCCCCTCGTATTCCTATGTTGTCTTTACCTAAACTATGGATTGCATTAATTTATATCATATGTCCGGGCAATACTTTGCAAAGTCAAGAGTTTACACTGGATACTTTAAAAGATACATATACTTTTATTGATTGGAAGGCAAATAGGTTTATTGGTGCCGAAGCGTCTCCCTCATTTAAAAAATTGTTCAAAAAATTTCAGCAGGTAGCTGATGGTAAAGCCAGAAATATTCATGTTTTTCACATTGGAGGCTCACATATCCAAGCGGATATTTACCCGAACCGATTACGCACTTATCTTCAAAATATGAATGAAGTTTCAGAAGGACAGCGGGGTTTTATATTTCCCTTTCGCGTAGCAAAAACAAACAATCCCAGTAACTATAAAGTAGCTACAGATAGTCAATGGCAAGGCTATCGATGCTCTATTAAAAAGGATAGTATTGCCTGGGGATTAGCAGGTATCACTGCGGCCTTTCGGGATAGTACGGCGTCCATAAATATTCAAGCAAATTACAGGGGATATGATCAGCAGGATTATAATTTTAATCGGATTCGAGTATTTTATGATAATTGGACGGATGATTATCAGATTGAATTTGAAGATAAAAATATAATAAAAGCACAAAAGGATAACCTTAAAGTACATTACCGCGAGTACCAACTCACTAAAACGGTAAAAGAACTACAATTTTGTATAAAAAGAACAGGTGATTCTCTTACTTCTGAGTTTCTGTTAATGGGATTGGAATTAATGAATGATCAAAAGGGCATAGAATATACTTCTATTGGAGTAAATGGGGCTAGTTTTGAATATTACAACCGCTGTGCATTCTTTGACAAGCAATTACAATTGTATAAACCGGATCTTTTTATTATTTCTATTGGAACAAACGATGCGTATCACCCTGATTTTGAACCGGAAAAATTTGAAGAATATTACAGAAAATTAATAACAACGATTCAAAAAGCCAATCGGGATTGTGCTATTTTATTAACGGTACCTAATGATTCTTATTATAAACGTAAAGTACCTAATCCCAGAACCAGGGTAATGGAAAAAATAATTTTGCAATTATCAAGAGAATACAAGATGGCGGTTTGGAATTTTTATAAAATTATGGGTGGATTTAATTCTTCCCAACAGTGGTATAAAAATCAACTTATGCCTAAGGACCGAATCCATTTTACCCAATTGGGATATCGTATTAAAGCTGATTTATTATTAGAGGCTTTTACCCAGGCCTGGGAAAAAGAAATGCGACTACCAGAAAGATCTATGTTGAATACTATTTTAAATGAATAGACTTAAAGACATATTTACTTTTTCTGAAGAGTACCCCCTGATTTTTACTCAGATAAATTTTTGGATTTTCTTTTCAGTAGTTTATTTTTTGTATGCATTATTATATAAAAAAAGACACCTGCGTAGTGCATATCTTCTTGTGATAAGTCTGTTTTTCTATTATAAAACCAGTGGTTTATTTATAGGGATACTTTTGTTTAGTACGGTTAATGATTTTTTTCTGGGTAAAGCCATCTATCATACAACATCCATAATTTTAAAAAAGGTATACGTAGCTATAAGTGTAATACTTAATTTAAGTACGTTATGCTATTTTAAGTACGCCTACTTTTTTACGGATTCTTATAATACCCTTTTTAATTCTAATTATCAGGTTGTTAATTATTTGGCAAGTTGGGCAAACACCTGGGCAAGTGTAGATTATTTTACTGTTGACAGTATTATTTTACCTGTTGGAATTTCGTTTTATACGTTTCAAACCATTAGTTATAGTGCGGATATTTATCGTAAACAGATTAAACCACTGAATTCTATAATAGACTTTGGTTTCTTTGTTAGTTTTTTTCCGCAATTAGTGGCAGGACCCATCGTTCGGGCTTCTGAATTTATTCCTCAAATTTCAAAAAAAATTGAAGTAACGCATCAAGAGTTTGGTAAAGCTACTTTTATGATTTTGAAAGGTCTGATTAAAAAAATGATTTTTGCAGATTTTATAGCGGTCACTTTTTTAGACCAGATTTTTGATATGCCTGGCATGTACACCGGATTTACTAATATTATGGCAATGATTGGGTATTCACTACAGATTTATGGAGATTTTTCCGGATATACGGATATTGCAATCGGACTTTCTTTATTAATGGGGTTCAAATTACCGGTAAATTTTAATGCTCCCTATAAAGCTCTTAATTGCGGAGATTTCTGGAAACGCTGGCATATATCTTTATCCAGTTGGTTAAAAGATTATTTGTATATACCTATAGGAGGAAATCGCAACGGTACCATTTTCTCGTATGTGTTTGTACTTGTCTTTTCCTTTTTAGGAACATATGCAGCCTTCGGTCATAAAGTAGCTTTTTTAACTACTATAGCCTTAGCTTTCATATTAATTATAACCGTATTTAATAAACGTTTAGCCTGGCATTTTAACCGTAATATTAATATTATGATTACTATGTTAGTAGGAGGTTTGTGGCACGGTGCTTCCTGGAAGTTTGTAATTTGGGGTGGGTTAAACGGAGTAGGGGTGGTAGCTTATAAATATTGGAGAAAAATAAGTCCGTATGAGCATAGTACAAACAAGTTAATAGTTGCCTGGAAGGTCTTATTTACTTTTACGTTTATTACGTTTACCAGAATATACTTTAGGGGAAATAGTATGGAGCATATACAGCAGTTTTATGATACTATTGTACAAAATATAGGCTGGTCTAGTGCCTGGGTTGTTTTAACGCAATACAAAGTAGTATTTATTACAATGGCTATTGGGTATATAACCCATTGGTTACCGAACACCTTTAAAGAGTTTATTGAACACACATTTATTAAAAGTCATGTAATACTTAAAGGACTTGCTGCGGTAGTAGTGGCTATTTTATGTTATCAAACCTATGCAAGCGATTTTCAACCATTTATCTACTTTCAGTTCTAAAAGTTTAATTGCTTTATCCATAATAAATGGCTGCAACGTATTTATGATGGTGTATTTTTATTTTATATCACAAGATTAATTTAATATGTTTATATATTAGTGTTTGGTTGAAGTAAATAAATGTATAGCTAAATGCCTATAAGTGACATGGAATATGTATATGAAGATTGATATTATTGTATGTTGGTTTAGCCATAACAATTAGTATTATTTCTTGATTCCAAAAGCGATAAAGATTTTGAATCTTTACCGGACACTTATGATAATTATTACGAATTTTCACATTATTACACACCCATGAAGTTTCAGGAAGATTTTAAAAAAGAACTATTAGCATTACCTGTAAAAGAAAAAGATAGATTATTACTTCGGCTTTTAAAGAAAGATTTGGATTTAGCTAATAAGCTGTACTATGAATTACTGGATGATACTTCAGTTGAAGAATATCGCGATCAGTTAGAACAACATATAAAAAATAGGATAACGTTTCATACCGCTAAGTTCTGGTCACCAGGATATTTAATGATGGAATTACGTGACCTAAGTGGGGAAATTACAAATCATGTAAAGATTCGGAAAGATAAATTTGGGGAAATTTATTTAAATTTAATTATGTTGACGGAGACTCTCCAACAGAATATGGAAAATTTAAAAAAGGCAACAGCTTCTAAACGAAAAAAGTTTGATATCTATGTAATTGCCAGATGTTTTAAGATTTTACTGCTTGTTAAGAAATTGCATGAGGATTACTTACTGGATTTTGAAGAGTTACTGATCTCCTTAGGAAATTCTTTGGGTAAAGATGATTCGCTTATGAAAGCCGCAATATATCATGGTTTTAATGTAAATTGGCTGATTCAACTGGAAATTCCAGATGATATTGCTGACATACATAAAGACCTCAGAGCCAGAGGATATTTAAAATAAAAAAAACTTATTACAATATTTAAACACATACATCCTTATCCACCCTTTTTTCCGGAAGGAGCTACAAAACTAATTGTAGGTACGCTACCACCACCCAGGTTTACTACAGGTGAACTAAAAGATCGAGATGTAAATTTTTGCTATGGTAGTCAAAATGGTTTGCTTTGGCCTATTTTAGACCGAATTTTTGACCTTAAACTGATTTATAAAAATACAGAAGAAGCCATTCAACAACGCAAACAGTTCTTAATGGAAAGAGGAATTGGTATTTGTGATATCGTTTCCAGCTGCAATCGGGTTAAAATAGATGCGTCTGATCTTGGAATGCAAGATATAAAATTAAGGGATATATTAGTATATCTGGAAAAGTATACTACAATCCATACGCTTTTGTTCACCGGTGGGAATAGTAAAAACGGACCCGAATATTTATTTAGAAAACTTTGTAAAAAACAAGAAATAACCTTGGAACTGATTTCTAATCAAATTCCCAGAATCCATCAATTTAAGCTTCCGGATTCTAGAAAAGATAAGAATTATACTTCCAGAATCATTAAAACCGTATCCTTAACTGCACCTTCTGGTGCCGCCAACCGCTCTATCGGAAGTTTAACATATTACAAGCAAAAAAAGCAAAAAAATCCGAACTATACTACTATTGATTTTCGTGAAGAACAGTATTGTAAATATTTCTAATCAAAAGGCGTTTTCTCGTTTTTCACAGAATTAATTCCATGTTAAAATTTATAATAATTACGGTAGAATAAATCACAACATTTAGTTATAAAAAGTGTACATAAACGTATTACTATATCCTATTTCCAAATTTATTCGTGAACAATATTATATTTTATGTTAAAATTTAACATTTTATTTTATGGTATTTTGTAAGTTTTTATTTTCTCAGTAAGGGGAAAGTTCAAATTACTATTAATAAGCAAGATATTGATTTTAAGTTTTTTATAAATATTGGTCTATAAATTGTCTAGTTTATGATTTTAAAATAAGTTTTATATCGATCTTGTTTTTCAGCAGAAAATGTTAATTTACATGAATTATTTTGATAAAACGTAAAAAGTTAGTAATCAAAAGAATGTAAAGACTAAAAATTTAGAATAATCACAAACTATATAAAAAGCTAAATTAAATATGAAAAAGAATACTAAATGGTCAATACTTGCCGGAAGCTTACTACTTGCGGCAGGAACCCTCTCTGCTCAAGTAGAAGTGGATGTAAATATTGACGTTAATCATTCTGTAGGATCTTCCAATTCGTTCGATCGATCAAAATGGATGACCATTCATTCTTCACAAGGAGAGAATGATTGGAATGGAGACTTGGATAAGTTAGATTATATTATTAACGATCTGGATGTATACTTTGGAAGAGATACGGGACTTTTAAGATTCTCTGCTTCCCTTACCAAAGAAGATCCTAACAAACCTGGATTTGCCAGTGTTAGTGATATAAAAGCAGAAGGGAATAAATTTAAAAACAGGTATATTAGTGAAACTAACAAGCATGCTTTTGAAAAAGGAGATGTGATGATGGCTTTTCAACAAGTGCCATTTTACCCTAATGGTCAAAATGCTTTAAACATAAATGATCGGAATAGTCCTAATTGGTTTTTTTCTAAAACTGACACGGCAGCAGAACCTTTCGGAACAGCTACCGGAGATTTCCTGGTTGAATTTTTAAACGGATTTTTTGGTGATGGAGGTACATCCGGTCATAAAAAACCGGAATACTTTGAAGTTATGAATGAGCCTATTTGGCCATTGGTAGAACGTAATTTATACGGTGGAGGGAATATAGATGATATATTCAAATTTCATGAAACCATTGCGGATAAAGTACATACCGGTTCTCCGGGGGTTAAAGTGGGTGGTTTTTGTACTGCTTTTCCGGATCCTGACTTAAATAATTTTAATCAGTGGGGGCAAAGATGGAAACGATTTATTGATCAAGTAGGCCCTAAAATGGATTTCTATTCGTACCACTTGTATGATTTCCCTATTTTTCCAAACCGCCCTTCTTACAGAAAAGGTGGAAGAAATGAAGTGACTTTTGAAATTATCGAACAGTATAATTATTTGAAATACGGAGAGGTTAAACCCTCGTATATATCAGAATACGGTGCGCAAACCCATATGCTTAATAACAATCAATGGTCTTCTTTGAGAGATTGGTATAATGTAGAAGCTTTTAATGCAATGCTTATGCAGATGTTGGAAAGAGCCAATACCATAGACCGGGCAATACCTTTTGCGGTAGCAAAAGCAGAATGGGGTAAAAGAACTGTTAATGGTAGAGTGGTACCTTATTCTTCACGTTTATTAAAAAAGACTACCGAGCCTGCTTCTTATAACGGAAATGACTGGGAATGGACAGATTTTATAAAATTCTATGAGTTATGGTCTGATGTTAAAGGTTTACGCGCAGATTCTTTTACTACCGAACTTAATTTACAGGTAGATAGTTATGTGGACGGAAATAAAGCTTATGTTATTCTGAATAATATAAAACCGGAAGCTATGAATTTTAAACTTAATATATACGGTACTAACAATAATTCAATCCAAAATATTGAAGTGAAGCGTATGTTTTTAAAGAATAACGCTATTACTGCTTTAGAAACTACTAATGTTTCTAATTTTTCCGGTGTTCAAACCATAAGAGATAACGAAACCATCATCTTAAAGTACACTTTTGCTTCTGATGTCACTATGAATAGAACTTCAGAAGAGTTTAAATATTATGCTAATTCCTATAATCAGGCGATTGGTAATAATAGAACCGTCAACTTTACTTTTGATCAAACTTTTAATCTAGGAACAAATGGCGAAGCAATGCTTAGATTAGGTATTTACAGGGCACATAATAAAATGAAAAGACCTGCTTCTATCCTTGTAAACGGTACACAGATTCAAAATATCCCTACTACAGTATACCGAGGAGATAATCAAAACAGAAGACCAGCATTCTTTAGTATGTTAGAAATTCCCATAGACTATAAGCTTCTAAAATCTACAAATAATACGGTACGTATTATTTTTCCGGATAGTGGTGGAAGTTTAACTACGGCAGCTTTACAAACCTTTAAATTTAGTAGTGCTATACCTCGTACAAAAGACGATGCTACACTAGATGTAGAGACAATAGAAGCACCATCTGCTTTGAGTTTGTATCCTAATCCGACAAGTTCGATAGTTAATATTACCGGTTCGTTTGAAGAGTGGGAAGTTTTTAGTATCACCGGGAAGTTTTTACAAAGAGGAACTGCAAATCAGTTAGATTTATCTTCTTTATCTAGTGGTATTTATTTTGTAACCTTTGATAAAAATAAACAAACTAGCAGAAAGATAGTAAAGTTGTAAAAAGAAATTCTTATTTCCTAAACCTACCAAACGAATAGTTTTATAGGTAAGTTTAGTTTTATAAAAATAACCTGATAAAAACACCTTTCAATTTAGCGAGGTGTTTTTTTGTTTCTAATTGTGTTGCAAGGTAAAACCTGTTTATGCTGGTTTTAGATTGATTAAAGTTGAAAACTATTAATCAATTAAATCGCAATGTTTTAAGAAATAAGTTTGTCCTTAATCAGGTAGTGAAGTTTAACATTTTCAGCGATAAGTTAAAGCTTTTATAATTGAAGAAAGTCAATTGCTGCAGGGTAGCCTAGTAAAAAGGAACAGTAAGGTGTTTCTTATTTACTTAGAATTAATTAGAAAGTCATCCTGCTAGGTAAAAAGGGACAGAACTCAAACAATTGAAGAGAGTGGGTACATTTATTTTCAGATTAGTTCAAAAATATTTACTAGTGTCCGGTTAAAATTTATAATAACTTGTAAAGCATAGCAGAATATGGTAATTCCAAACTTTAAAGTAGTTAGAGGTTGCTTTTTTGCTTATTAAAAGTGATTTGTTTTTTTGACATGGATAATTATAATATTGATTTTCAAAATTATAGCAATTAGTCTTGATTCTTGATTCTGGAAGCGATAGCGATCCTGAATCTTTACCGGTCACTAATGAAAAATATGATATAATTATCAAGTAGACAAGTAGTAGTATAGTGAGAAGTGGTAAAAGAATTCTTTATTACTTGTACTTTCAGAAAAACGTAACTTCATTAAAAAAACCCGCTTCAATAGCACTCAAACATACTAATGAAACGGGTTCGCAAAATTAACTAATTCTCACTTCAGAATTTTACTAATTTTTAATAAGCTTTAGTGTTTTTCTTTCTTTTCCTTCTTGTGAAACACTTAGAAAATATATTCCTTGGGACAGGTTTTCAATATTTATCTCATTACTATTATTCAAGGTGGTATTGATATACGTAGTACCTTTAATATCATAGATACGGATATGACTATTAGTCGCAGTATCTAAACCATTAAGATAAACTGTACCTGAAGATGGATTAGGATATAATTCAACCTGATTTAAATCGTTTTCATTCAAAGCACTTTTAAGTTCAGCTGGTACTATATTCATTGTTCCCAAATTAAAGCCACCTCTATCTATATAGATTTTCATCACTTGTCGACCAACAGTCAGTCTAACTCTATCGATTCTAGTGTTTACAAATCTATTCATACTACCAGTTGATTTTACCCTTTGTAATCCGGTAGCATTGAAACCATTAAATTCGATATGAAAAGCACCGTTGCTATTTGGAGAAGCTGTTTGTATATCAAATGTATAGAAACCAGGTTTAGTAATGTTCACTGTATATTCTAACCATTCCCCTTGTAAGATCCAACCAACATTACCTGCCGGCGTTCTTTTTTCAGTATCTACATCAGTATCTTGTCTTTTTCCAGGACCTTCATTTCCAGGTGATCTATCAAAATAAGCAACATTCTGACCTCCAATGTCAAATTCTACTGAATTAATAATTCCAGGGATAATACTTGGCTTACCGGTATAAGGCATTTGTCCGCCAGTTGCTGGCTTTTTAATAACTCTTACCGTTGTTGTGGCTTTAAAACCTCCATCTTTAGTAGTTGCAGTAATAACGGTTATACCTACTTTTAGTGCTCTTACCACACCATCAGAATTTACTGTGGCGATGGATGGAATAGTAGATGTATAAGTAACTCCTTTTTCCGTAGCATTGGCTGGAAGTATAGCCGGCGTTAACTTTTTAGTAGCTCCTGTTTTAAGTGTTAGACTATTAGGAGTAAACCTTATTCCGGTTACAGGTATTTTTGTAGTAGTTCCACCTTTAGTTACGGTAACCGTTGATGTTTTAGAGAAATTCCCATCTACAGATTTAGCAGTGATCACTGCTCTACCAGCCTTTACAGCTCTTACCATACCGTCTGCATTTACTGTAGCCACAGAGGGATTACCTGATGTAAAAGTAATTCTTTTTACGGTAGCATTAGCAGGAGTTACATTTGCTGCTAATTTTCTGGTAGTTCCCGCTCTTAAAGTCATAGTAGCAGGTGCAAGGTTAATTCCGGTTACAGGTATTTTTGTAGTAGTCCCATCTTTAGTTACGGTAACCGTTGAGGTTTTAGAGAAATTCCCATCCACAGATTTAGCAGTGATCACTGCTCTACCAGCTTTTACAGCTCTTACCACTCCATCTGCATTTACTGTAGCCACAGAGGGATTACCTGATGTAAAAGTAATTCTTTTTACGGTAGCATTAGCAGGAGTTACATTTGCGGCTAACTTTCTAGTAGTTCCTGCTTTTAAAGTCATAGTAGCAGGAGAAAGGTTAATTCCGGTAACCGGAATTTTTGTATTATCATTACCTTTAGTAGGCTTATATACTCGAAGCCAATCTACTTTCATAGTATTTTTAGCAGGATCTTTTAAATCTTTATCGCTAGGTGTACGTCCTGCATCTACATGCCAGTTTTGAGATTCCACATTAATGATAATATCCATAGCCTTATTAAACCCAGCTCCTTTTTGGAAATTATACGGATCAATAATACTAACTGAAGAAGCATTACTAGCTTTCTTTAAAGTTTGTAGCGAATAAGACTTACTAGTTTGAAATCGCGTCATTGCTTGGAAACCGTCCTTTTTAAAGTTCAACCTTCCGTTAGTCATCGTAGGATACTCATAAGTCCAGGTATTGTTTCTATTAGTTGCTACTGCTTTGTCATAAAGCACGCGTACTAACTTACCATCGATGTAATATTCAAAATGGAAAGGACTAATCCAGTTAACTCCAATACGAACATATCTTCTGTTTCCTTTGTTCCAGTGATATTCTCCCCAGTTCTTAACAGTAGGCGTACCCCACCAGCTATTAAAATCACGTGGTTGATAGTCTGTAAAAGGTTGGCGAACAAAAGAATGGTGGCTTAAGTGAATAAATTCGGCAAAAAATGCATTTCCATGTTCATTACCCCCGTAACATTCGATAACGTCAATTTCTTGTGTATCATCAGGACTTAATAACCAAACATCGGATGCTAAAACAATATCAGCAACACTTACCCGTGC from Aquimarina sp. ERC-38 includes these protein-coding regions:
- a CDS encoding GDSL-type esterase/lipase family protein, translating into MNCNKTFTQKLVVFYNSPPRIPMLSLPKLWIALIYIICPGNTLQSQEFTLDTLKDTYTFIDWKANRFIGAEASPSFKKLFKKFQQVADGKARNIHVFHIGGSHIQADIYPNRLRTYLQNMNEVSEGQRGFIFPFRVAKTNNPSNYKVATDSQWQGYRCSIKKDSIAWGLAGITAAFRDSTASINIQANYRGYDQQDYNFNRIRVFYDNWTDDYQIEFEDKNIIKAQKDNLKVHYREYQLTKTVKELQFCIKRTGDSLTSEFLLMGLELMNDQKGIEYTSIGVNGASFEYYNRCAFFDKQLQLYKPDLFIISIGTNDAYHPDFEPEKFEEYYRKLITTIQKANRDCAILLTVPNDSYYKRKVPNPRTRVMEKIILQLSREYKMAVWNFYKIMGGFNSSQQWYKNQLMPKDRIHFTQLGYRIKADLLLEAFTQAWEKEMRLPERSMLNTILNE
- a CDS encoding MBOAT family O-acyltransferase, giving the protein MNRLKDIFTFSEEYPLIFTQINFWIFFSVVYFLYALLYKKRHLRSAYLLVISLFFYYKTSGLFIGILLFSTVNDFFLGKAIYHTTSIILKKVYVAISVILNLSTLCYFKYAYFFTDSYNTLFNSNYQVVNYLASWANTWASVDYFTVDSIILPVGISFYTFQTISYSADIYRKQIKPLNSIIDFGFFVSFFPQLVAGPIVRASEFIPQISKKIEVTHQEFGKATFMILKGLIKKMIFADFIAVTFLDQIFDMPGMYTGFTNIMAMIGYSLQIYGDFSGYTDIAIGLSLLMGFKLPVNFNAPYKALNCGDFWKRWHISLSSWLKDYLYIPIGGNRNGTIFSYVFVLVFSFLGTYAAFGHKVAFLTTIALAFILIITVFNKRLAWHFNRNINIMITMLVGGLWHGASWKFVIWGGLNGVGVVAYKYWRKISPYEHSTNKLIVAWKVLFTFTFITFTRIYFRGNSMEHIQQFYDTIVQNIGWSSAWVVLTQYKVVFITMAIGYITHWLPNTFKEFIEHTFIKSHVILKGLAAVVVAILCYQTYASDFQPFIYFQF
- a CDS encoding uracil-DNA glycosylase family protein → MLWPILDRIFDLKLIYKNTEEAIQQRKQFLMERGIGICDIVSSCNRVKIDASDLGMQDIKLRDILVYLEKYTTIHTLLFTGGNSKNGPEYLFRKLCKKQEITLELISNQIPRIHQFKLPDSRKDKNYTSRIIKTVSLTAPSGAANRSIGSLTYYKQKKQKNPNYTTIDFREEQYCKYF
- a CDS encoding T9SS type A sorting domain-containing protein; translated protein: MKKNTKWSILAGSLLLAAGTLSAQVEVDVNIDVNHSVGSSNSFDRSKWMTIHSSQGENDWNGDLDKLDYIINDLDVYFGRDTGLLRFSASLTKEDPNKPGFASVSDIKAEGNKFKNRYISETNKHAFEKGDVMMAFQQVPFYPNGQNALNINDRNSPNWFFSKTDTAAEPFGTATGDFLVEFLNGFFGDGGTSGHKKPEYFEVMNEPIWPLVERNLYGGGNIDDIFKFHETIADKVHTGSPGVKVGGFCTAFPDPDLNNFNQWGQRWKRFIDQVGPKMDFYSYHLYDFPIFPNRPSYRKGGRNEVTFEIIEQYNYLKYGEVKPSYISEYGAQTHMLNNNQWSSLRDWYNVEAFNAMLMQMLERANTIDRAIPFAVAKAEWGKRTVNGRVVPYSSRLLKKTTEPASYNGNDWEWTDFIKFYELWSDVKGLRADSFTTELNLQVDSYVDGNKAYVILNNIKPEAMNFKLNIYGTNNNSIQNIEVKRMFLKNNAITALETTNVSNFSGVQTIRDNETIILKYTFASDVTMNRTSEEFKYYANSYNQAIGNNRTVNFTFDQTFNLGTNGEAMLRLGIYRAHNKMKRPASILVNGTQIQNIPTTVYRGDNQNRRPAFFSMLEIPIDYKLLKSTNNTVRIIFPDSGGSLTTAALQTFKFSSAIPRTKDDATLDVETIEAPSALSLYPNPTSSIVNITGSFEEWEVFSITGKFLQRGTANQLDLSSLSSGIYFVTFDKNKQTSRKIVKL
- a CDS encoding Ig-like domain-containing protein; the encoded protein is MKFLTHRTNLLFVTRKRLSLLLFLCTFSFFAQDWKGIPVPAQASPGSTWKLLEAPSDDFNYVFKKTNKRSDFGGKKWYNFYHNGWDGPGTTYWKYNHVSVDGNDLVLEASRWNRNKEDLPPTRLPNKMGRPQDGISSGCITSNSRVKYPVFVEARVSVADIVLASDVWLLSPDDTQEIDVIECYGGNEHGNAFFAEFIHLSHHSFVRQPFTDYQPRDFNSWWGTPTVKNWGEYHWNKGNRRYVRIGVNWISPFHFEYYIDGKLVRVLYDKAVATNRNNTWTYEYPTMTNGRLNFKKDGFQAMTRFQTSKSYSLQTLKKASNASSVSIIDPYNFQKGAGFNKAMDIIINVESQNWHVDAGRTPSDKDLKDPAKNTMKVDWLRVYKPTKGNDNTKIPVTGINLSPATMTLKAGTTRKLAANVTPANATVKRITFTSGNPSVATVNADGVVRAVKAGRAVITAKSVDGNFSKTSTVTVTKDGTTTKIPVTGINLAPATMTLRAGTTRKLAANVTPANATVKRITFTSGNPSVATVNADGMVRAVKAGRAVITAKSVDGNFSKTSTVTVTKGGTTTKIPVTGIRFTPNSLTLKTGATKKLTPAILPANATEKGVTYTSTIPSIATVNSDGVVRALKVGITVITATTKDGGFKATTTVRVIKKPATGGQMPYTGKPSIIPGIINSVEFDIGGQNVAYFDRSPGNEGPGKRQDTDVDTEKRTPAGNVGWILQGEWLEYTVNITKPGFYTFDIQTASPNSNGAFHIEFNGFNATGLQRVKSTGSMNRFVNTRIDRVRLTVGRQVMKIYIDRGGFNLGTMNIVPAELKSALNENDLNQVELYPNPSSGTVYLNGLDTATNSHIRIYDIKGTTYINTTLNNSNEINIENLSQGIYFLSVSQEGKERKTLKLIKN